The following are from one region of the Stenotrophomonas lactitubi genome:
- a CDS encoding KpsF/GutQ family sugar-phosphate isomerase: MAESLLPPRSADPAALVASGRRVFEIERQALDAVADRLGDAFQQACRAILGSRGRVVATGMGKSGHVARKIAATLASTGTPAFYVHPGEAGHGDLGMITEDDVVLALSYSGESDELLMLLPVLKRQGNVLIAMTGRPQSSLASAADFHLDVSVPAEACPLALAPTSSTTASLAMGDALAVALLDARGFTADDFARSHPAGSLGRRLLLHITDVMHTGEDLPKVDVGASLSEALMEMSRKRLGMTAVVDDQGVLIGLFTDGDLRRALDTDLDVRTARIADVMTRQPRTISADKLAVEAARLMETHKITGLIVVDSEGRAVGALNIHDLLRARVV, translated from the coding sequence ATGGCCGAATCCCTGTTGCCCCCCCGTTCCGCCGACCCAGCCGCCCTGGTCGCCAGTGGCCGGCGCGTGTTCGAGATCGAACGGCAGGCGCTGGACGCCGTGGCCGACCGCCTCGGCGACGCCTTCCAGCAGGCCTGCCGGGCGATCCTGGGCAGCCGCGGCCGGGTGGTCGCCACCGGTATGGGCAAGTCCGGCCATGTCGCGCGCAAGATCGCCGCCACCCTGGCCTCCACCGGCACCCCGGCGTTCTACGTGCACCCGGGCGAGGCCGGCCACGGCGACCTCGGCATGATCACCGAGGACGACGTGGTGCTGGCCCTGTCCTATTCGGGTGAATCGGATGAGCTGCTGATGTTGCTGCCGGTGCTCAAGCGCCAGGGCAATGTGCTGATCGCCATGACCGGCCGCCCGCAGTCGAGCCTGGCCAGCGCCGCCGATTTCCACCTGGATGTGAGCGTGCCGGCCGAAGCCTGCCCGCTGGCGCTGGCGCCCACCTCCAGCACCACCGCCTCGCTGGCGATGGGCGACGCCTTGGCGGTGGCCCTGCTGGACGCGCGCGGCTTCACCGCCGACGATTTCGCCCGCTCGCACCCGGCCGGCAGCCTCGGCCGCCGCCTGCTGCTGCACATCACCGACGTCATGCACACCGGCGAGGACCTGCCCAAGGTCGATGTCGGCGCCAGCCTCAGCGAAGCGCTGATGGAGATGAGCCGCAAGCGCCTGGGCATGACCGCCGTGGTCGACGACCAGGGCGTGCTGATCGGCCTGTTCACCGACGGCGACCTTCGCCGCGCGCTGGACACCGACCTGGACGTGCGCACCGCCAGGATCGCCGATGTGATGACCCGGCAACCTCGCACCATCAGCGCTGACAAGCTGGCGGTGGAGGCTGCCCGGCTGATGGAAACCCACAAGATCACCGGCCTGATCGTGGTCGACAGCGAGGGCCGCGCGGTCGGCGCCCTGAACATTCATGACCTGTTGCGGGCCCGGGTGGTTTAA
- a CDS encoding DUF3108 domain-containing protein: MNTVTRPLTWIAAAALSVASLPAMALQPFKADYLASYMGMQANGSMTLASEGSNKWRYSLQVKNQLADLSQTTVFEEVRGQLRPLSSQDRSALLVKKRNVQANYNWTSNQATWTGDIKPDRAGPIALKAGDMDALLINLAIARDLAAGKPLTYRMVDEGRVKNMTYRVVGKESVTVGGKSYEATKVSRVDGNKELIAWIVPEFPVPARMLQRESGRDALDLTIKAMN; encoded by the coding sequence ATGAACACCGTGACCCGCCCCCTGACCTGGATCGCCGCTGCCGCCTTGTCGGTGGCCAGCCTGCCGGCCATGGCCCTGCAGCCGTTCAAGGCCGACTACCTGGCCAGCTACATGGGCATGCAGGCCAACGGCAGCATGACCCTGGCCAGCGAAGGCAGCAACAAGTGGCGCTACAGCCTGCAGGTCAAGAACCAGCTGGCCGACCTGAGCCAGACCACCGTGTTCGAGGAGGTGCGCGGGCAGCTGCGCCCGCTCAGCAGCCAGGATCGCTCGGCGTTGCTGGTGAAGAAGCGCAATGTGCAGGCCAACTACAACTGGACCAGCAACCAGGCCACCTGGACCGGCGACATCAAGCCGGATCGCGCCGGACCGATCGCCCTGAAGGCCGGCGACATGGACGCGCTGCTGATCAACCTGGCCATTGCCCGCGACCTGGCTGCCGGCAAGCCGCTGACCTATCGCATGGTCGACGAAGGCCGGGTCAAGAACATGACCTACCGCGTGGTGGGCAAGGAATCGGTCACCGTGGGCGGCAAGAGCTACGAGGCCACCAAGGTCTCGCGCGTCGACGGCAACAAGGAGCTGATCGCCTGGATCGTGCCGGAGTTCCCGGTGCCGGCGCGCATGCTGCAGCGTGAAAGCGGTCGCGATGCGCTGGACCTGACCATCAAGGCGATGAACTGA
- the lptA gene encoding lipopolysaccharide transport periplasmic protein LptA has protein sequence MKIPFAAVLALSLLVPAVAFAKSTDRNEAMNIDSGAQSGTLTGDGKTVLSGGVIITQGTLDLRSSEAEIYLKGGEAVRAVFTGKQAKMKQQLDDGSWMDAVADRIDYDITTEIITLTGNYKVTSARGTNAGQRMVYNTRSGEMNSGGDGSRVRTVIPPKNKTPAAAPAAAPAGGKK, from the coding sequence ATGAAGATTCCCTTTGCAGCCGTGCTCGCACTCAGTCTTCTTGTCCCCGCTGTCGCCTTTGCCAAGTCGACCGACCGCAATGAAGCGATGAACATTGATTCCGGCGCGCAGTCCGGCACCCTCACCGGTGACGGCAAGACCGTGCTGTCGGGCGGCGTGATCATCACCCAGGGCACGCTGGACCTGCGTTCGTCCGAGGCCGAGATCTACCTCAAGGGCGGCGAAGCCGTGCGTGCGGTGTTCACCGGCAAGCAGGCCAAGATGAAGCAGCAGCTCGACGATGGCAGCTGGATGGATGCGGTGGCCGACCGGATCGACTACGACATCACCACCGAGATCATCACCCTGACCGGCAACTACAAGGTCACCAGCGCGCGCGGCACCAATGCCGGCCAGCGCATGGTCTACAACACCCGCAGCGGTGAGATGAACTCCGGCGGCGATGGCAGCCGCGTGCGCACCGTGATTCCGCCGAAGAACAAGACGCCCGCGGCCGCCCCGGCTGCGGCGCCGGCGGGAGGCAAGAAGTAA
- the purN gene encoding phosphoribosylglycinamide formyltransferase, translated as MSICRIAVLASGRGSNLQAIVDAIAAGRLQAEIVGVFSDRPDATALERVAADRRWGHAPKEFSDRAAYEQALGDALAACAPDWIVCAGYMRILGADFVQRFNGRLVNIHPSLLPLHKGLHTHARALEAGDSEHGASVHLVVPELDAGAVLAQARVPVLAGDDAQTLAERVLAVEHPLLIATLELLCAGRLAEREGQPTFDGHPLFSPLALDSAGNLNR; from the coding sequence ATGAGCATCTGCCGAATCGCCGTGCTGGCCTCCGGTCGCGGCAGCAACCTGCAGGCCATTGTCGACGCCATCGCGGCAGGGCGACTGCAGGCCGAGATTGTCGGCGTGTTCTCCGACCGCCCCGATGCGACCGCACTGGAGCGGGTGGCAGCGGATCGACGCTGGGGGCATGCGCCGAAGGAGTTCAGCGACCGCGCCGCCTACGAGCAGGCGCTGGGTGATGCGCTGGCAGCATGTGCTCCGGACTGGATCGTCTGCGCCGGCTACATGCGTATCCTCGGTGCCGATTTCGTACAGCGGTTCAATGGCCGCCTGGTCAACATCCATCCCTCGCTGCTGCCGCTGCACAAGGGCCTGCACACCCATGCACGGGCGCTTGAGGCCGGCGATAGCGAGCACGGCGCCAGCGTGCACCTGGTGGTGCCGGAACTGGATGCCGGCGCGGTGCTGGCGCAGGCGCGGGTTCCGGTGCTTGCCGGCGATGATGCGCAGACCCTGGCCGAACGCGTGCTCGCGGTGGAGCATCCGCTGCTGATCGCCACCCTGGAACTGCTGTGTGCAGGCCGCCTGGCTGAACGGGAAGGCCAGCCGACATTCGACGGTCACCCCCTGTTTAGCCCCTTGGCTCTAGATTCCGCCGGGAACCTGAACCGGTAA
- a CDS encoding DUF3108 domain-containing protein has translation MKTTSLLRTTLLLPLAVLACAGWGQATAPAAPAPAEVAPPVLPALAWEPPPLQPFSATYQAFYKSKEAGDATMQVTHTGGNQWRVDMQVVGRRGFASVLGLNIEQSTVFEERNGVYAPLSQSTVRKGLFLGKKAVGTYNWQAGTAQWSGDVEKKRAQPIPLQAGDQSALLMNLAIMRDARPGAAMHYRYVDMGKVRQHDYQAAPQTENVEVGDLSYNALRVYRTNGGNNETILWIANGVPTPVRILQREDGEDRVDLRLIEYQGV, from the coding sequence ATGAAGACCACGTCCCTGCTGCGTACAACCCTGCTGCTGCCGCTTGCCGTCCTCGCCTGTGCGGGCTGGGGCCAGGCAACAGCGCCTGCTGCGCCGGCACCTGCCGAGGTGGCGCCGCCGGTGCTGCCTGCACTGGCCTGGGAGCCGCCGCCGCTGCAGCCGTTCAGCGCAACCTACCAGGCCTTCTACAAGAGCAAGGAAGCGGGCGATGCGACCATGCAGGTCACCCACACCGGTGGCAACCAGTGGCGGGTGGACATGCAGGTAGTCGGCCGCCGCGGCTTTGCCAGCGTGCTCGGCCTGAACATCGAACAGAGCACCGTGTTCGAGGAGCGCAACGGTGTCTATGCGCCACTCAGCCAGAGCACGGTGCGCAAGGGCCTGTTCCTCGGCAAGAAGGCCGTCGGCACCTACAACTGGCAGGCCGGCACCGCGCAGTGGAGTGGCGACGTGGAAAAGAAGCGCGCACAGCCGATTCCGCTGCAGGCCGGCGACCAGAGCGCCCTGCTGATGAACCTGGCGATCATGCGCGATGCCCGCCCTGGTGCGGCCATGCACTATCGCTACGTCGACATGGGCAAGGTGCGCCAGCACGATTACCAGGCCGCGCCGCAGACCGAGAACGTCGAGGTCGGCGACCTGTCCTACAACGCGCTGCGGGTCTATCGGACCAACGGCGGCAACAACGAAACCATTCTCTGGATCGCCAACGGTGTCCCCACCCCGGTGCGCATCCTGCAACGCGAAGACGGCGAAGATCGCGTCGATCTGCGCCTGATCGAATACCAAGGAGTCTGA
- the lptC gene encoding LPS export ABC transporter periplasmic protein LptC yields the protein MNAPTLNWRMILGVGLLLAALLSSWAALRNREKAPVVEGQDAGVDYILHDFQIVALDEHGKESTTLRAPLLERQRGDQTLNITTPLFEMPDKDGKHWTLRAETGWLSAKGDEMKLRGNVAGDSPADPGVVPTTFRTDHLDVFPKDNRARTDALVTMTRPGMEQSGVGFEVDSKNNTYHFLSQSKGRYTPKR from the coding sequence ATGAATGCCCCCACCTTGAACTGGCGGATGATCCTCGGCGTGGGCCTGCTGCTGGCGGCCCTGCTGAGCAGCTGGGCCGCGCTGCGCAACCGTGAAAAGGCACCTGTCGTCGAAGGCCAGGACGCCGGTGTGGACTACATCCTGCACGACTTCCAGATCGTCGCCCTGGACGAACACGGCAAGGAATCGACCACCCTGCGCGCGCCCCTGCTGGAACGCCAGCGTGGCGACCAGACGCTCAACATCACCACCCCGCTGTTCGAAATGCCCGACAAGGACGGCAAGCACTGGACGCTGCGCGCCGAGACCGGCTGGCTCAGTGCCAAGGGCGACGAGATGAAGCTGCGGGGCAACGTCGCCGGCGACAGCCCGGCCGATCCCGGCGTGGTCCCGACCACCTTCCGCACCGACCACCTGGACGTGTTCCCGAAGGACAACCGAGCCCGTACCGATGCCCTGGTGACCATGACCCGCCCGGGCATGGAGCAGTCCGGCGTCGGGTTCGAGGTGGATTCGAAGAACAACACGTATCATTTCCTCAGCCAGTCCAAGGGCCGTTACACGCCCAAGCGCTGA
- a CDS encoding DUF2238 domain-containing protein: MSGPKKVALAAVLCIFAATWIHPLWPLEQALHSSLTVIGLLALWWVDRRWQLDNGAFIAICGFIAIHCVAARWLYSNVPYDAWLQSLLGWSPDAAFGWQRNHFDRLIHFLYGVCFTPALLQLARRFWPALRIGQAFTLAVMAVMCSSLAYEWLEWGIALALSPEAAEAYNGQQGDMWDAHADMLLATLGSLLLWPLVRRSAGR; the protein is encoded by the coding sequence CTGTCGGGACCGAAGAAGGTCGCGCTGGCTGCGGTGTTGTGCATATTCGCAGCAACCTGGATCCATCCGCTGTGGCCGCTCGAGCAGGCCCTGCACAGCTCGCTGACCGTGATCGGCCTGCTCGCCCTGTGGTGGGTGGACCGGCGCTGGCAGCTGGACAACGGCGCGTTCATCGCCATCTGCGGCTTCATCGCCATCCACTGCGTGGCCGCGCGCTGGCTGTATTCCAACGTTCCCTATGATGCCTGGCTGCAGTCGCTGCTCGGATGGTCGCCGGATGCCGCCTTTGGCTGGCAGCGCAACCACTTCGATCGCCTGATCCACTTCCTCTATGGCGTCTGCTTCACGCCGGCGTTGCTGCAGCTGGCGCGACGCTTCTGGCCTGCACTGCGCATCGGCCAGGCCTTCACCTTGGCGGTGATGGCAGTGATGTGTTCCAGCCTGGCGTATGAGTGGCTGGAATGGGGCATCGCCCTTGCCCTGTCGCCGGAAGCGGCCGAGGCCTACAACGGCCAGCAGGGCGACATGTGGGACGCGCATGCGGACATGCTGCTGGCGACCCTGGGCAGCCTGTTGCTGTGGCCGTTGGTGCGCCGGAGCGCGGGGCGATGA
- a CDS encoding BolA family protein, protein MDADTIRNLIETGLPGARADVQGDDGVHFEATVVSEAFAGKMPLARHRMVYATLGDLMGGAIHALALKTVTPAEAG, encoded by the coding sequence TTGGACGCCGACACCATCCGCAATCTGATCGAAACCGGCCTGCCCGGCGCCCGCGCCGACGTGCAGGGTGACGATGGCGTGCATTTCGAAGCGACCGTGGTCAGCGAGGCCTTTGCCGGCAAGATGCCGCTGGCCCGCCACCGGATGGTGTATGCCACTCTGGGCGACCTGATGGGCGGCGCGATCCACGCGCTCGCATTGAAAACCGTGACCCCGGCCGAAGCCGGCTGA
- the lptB gene encoding LPS export ABC transporter ATP-binding protein — translation MLVATGLRKRYKQREVVKDFGLTLDAGEVVGLLGPNGAGKTTCFYMIVGLVGADAGSIVLDGKDITGDPMYTRAKQGVGYLPQEPSVFRKLTVADNLRLVLELREDLDSAGRERELNSLLDELQLGHVSEQLGASLSGGERRRCEIARALAAKPRLILLDEPFAGVDPISVGEIQRIVTHLKQRGIGVLITDHNVRETLGICDRAYILAEGTVLAQGSPEAILDNADVRRVYLGDSFKL, via the coding sequence ATGCTCGTCGCAACTGGCCTGCGCAAACGCTACAAGCAGCGCGAAGTCGTCAAGGACTTCGGGCTGACCCTGGACGCCGGCGAAGTGGTCGGCCTGCTGGGTCCCAACGGTGCCGGCAAGACCACCTGCTTCTACATGATCGTCGGCCTGGTCGGTGCCGATGCCGGCAGCATCGTGCTGGACGGCAAGGACATCACCGGCGACCCGATGTACACCCGCGCCAAGCAGGGTGTGGGTTACCTGCCGCAGGAACCGTCGGTGTTCCGGAAGCTGACCGTGGCCGACAACCTGCGCCTGGTGCTGGAACTGCGCGAGGACCTGGATTCGGCTGGCCGCGAGCGCGAACTGAACAGCCTGCTCGACGAACTGCAGCTGGGGCACGTGTCCGAACAGCTCGGTGCCAGCCTGTCCGGTGGTGAACGCCGTCGTTGCGAGATCGCGCGTGCACTGGCCGCCAAGCCGCGCCTGATCCTGCTCGACGAACCCTTCGCCGGTGTGGACCCGATCTCGGTCGGCGAAATCCAGCGCATCGTCACCCATCTCAAGCAGCGCGGCATCGGTGTGCTGATCACCGACCACAACGTGCGCGAGACCTTGGGAATCTGCGACCGCGCGTATATCCTCGCAGAGGGCACCGTACTGGCCCAGGGCTCGCCCGAGGCGATCCTGGACAACGCCGACGTGCGCCGCGTCTACCTTGGGGATTCCTTCAAGCTGTAA
- a CDS encoding KdsC family phosphatase — protein sequence MPWSPLPAFPAHLHAVAANIRLACFDVDGTLTDGRLYYDKDGNESKAYFVQDGLGLKLLQQHGIHPVLITARNSQSALKRGADLGIDTQIAVGDKLASVQALCVQHGIGLEQVAFMGDDLPDLAPLGAVGLAVAPANAHPWIAERVHWITRADGGRGAARELCDVLLAAQGRLDAVLARFGA from the coding sequence ATGCCCTGGTCCCCCCTGCCCGCCTTCCCCGCCCATCTGCATGCCGTTGCGGCCAATATCCGCCTGGCCTGCTTCGACGTGGACGGCACCCTCACCGACGGTCGGCTGTACTACGACAAGGATGGCAACGAGAGCAAGGCGTACTTCGTGCAGGATGGCCTGGGCCTGAAACTGCTGCAGCAGCACGGTATCCACCCCGTGCTGATCACCGCGCGCAACAGCCAGTCCGCGCTCAAGCGCGGCGCCGACCTGGGCATCGACACCCAGATTGCCGTCGGCGACAAGCTGGCCAGCGTGCAGGCGCTGTGCGTGCAGCACGGCATCGGCCTGGAGCAGGTGGCCTTCATGGGTGACGACCTGCCGGACCTGGCGCCGCTGGGCGCGGTCGGCCTGGCCGTGGCCCCGGCCAATGCCCATCCGTGGATCGCCGAGCGCGTGCACTGGATCACCCGTGCCGACGGCGGCCGGGGTGCCGCGCGCGAGCTGTGCGACGTGCTGCTGGCCGCGCAGGGCCGCCTGGACGCCGTGCTGGCGAGGTTCGGCGCATGA
- the murA gene encoding UDP-N-acetylglucosamine 1-carboxyvinyltransferase: MAKIVVTGGAALHGEVSISGAKNAVLPILCATLLADAPVEITNVPHLHDVVTTVKLLGELGAKVTIDQGTLSRGSAIVVDPRPVNQHVAPYELVRTMRASILVLGPLLARFGAAEVSLPGGCAIGSRPVDQHIKGLQALGAEIVVENGFIKATAKRLKGGHFTFDMVSVTGTENVLMAAVLAEGTTILDNAAMEPEVTDLAHCLIALGAKIEGLGTARLVIEGVERLSGGRHEVLPDRIETGTFLVAAAMTGGKVTVNRARPNTMDAVLAKLVEAGATIETSEDSITLDMHGKRPKAVNLTTAPYPAFPTDMQAQFMALNCVADGVGVINETIFENRFMHVNELLRLGADIQVEGHTAIVRGHERLSGAPVMATDLRASASLILAGLMADGDTTIDRIYHLDRGYENIEEKLSSLGATIRRVAA; encoded by the coding sequence ATGGCCAAGATCGTTGTGACCGGCGGCGCTGCGCTGCACGGTGAAGTAAGCATCTCCGGCGCCAAGAACGCCGTCCTCCCCATCCTGTGCGCGACCCTGCTGGCCGACGCGCCGGTGGAGATCACCAACGTGCCGCATCTGCATGACGTGGTGACCACGGTGAAGCTGCTGGGCGAACTGGGCGCGAAAGTGACCATCGACCAGGGCACGCTGTCGCGCGGCAGCGCGATCGTGGTCGACCCGCGTCCGGTCAACCAGCATGTGGCGCCGTATGAGCTGGTCAGGACCATGCGCGCCTCGATCCTGGTGCTGGGCCCGCTGCTGGCCCGCTTCGGCGCGGCCGAAGTGTCGCTGCCCGGCGGCTGCGCGATCGGCTCGCGCCCGGTCGACCAGCACATCAAGGGCCTGCAGGCACTGGGTGCCGAGATCGTGGTCGAGAACGGCTTCATCAAGGCCACCGCCAAGCGCCTGAAGGGGGGTCACTTCACCTTCGACATGGTCAGCGTGACCGGTACCGAGAACGTGCTGATGGCTGCCGTACTGGCCGAAGGCACCACCATCCTCGACAACGCGGCGATGGAACCGGAAGTCACCGATCTGGCGCACTGCCTGATCGCACTCGGCGCGAAGATCGAAGGCCTGGGCACCGCGCGCCTGGTCATCGAAGGCGTCGAACGCCTGTCCGGTGGCCGCCATGAAGTGCTGCCCGATCGCATCGAAACCGGCACCTTCCTGGTGGCCGCCGCGATGACCGGTGGCAAGGTCACCGTCAACCGCGCGCGCCCGAACACCATGGACGCGGTGCTGGCCAAGCTGGTGGAAGCCGGCGCGACCATCGAGACCAGCGAAGACAGCATCACCCTGGACATGCACGGCAAGCGGCCGAAGGCGGTCAACCTGACCACCGCGCCGTACCCGGCGTTCCCGACCGACATGCAGGCGCAGTTCATGGCGCTCAACTGCGTGGCCGACGGCGTGGGCGTGATCAACGAAACGATCTTCGAAAACCGTTTCATGCACGTCAACGAACTGCTGCGCCTCGGCGCGGACATCCAGGTGGAAGGCCACACGGCCATCGTGCGCGGTCACGAACGCCTGAGCGGGGCGCCGGTGATGGCGACCGACCTGCGCGCATCGGCATCGCTGATCCTGGCCGGCCTGATGGCCGATGGCGATACCACCATCGATCGCATCTACCACCTTGATCGCGGCTACGAGAACATCGAAGAGAAGCTGTCTTCGCTCGGCGCCACCATCCGGCGCGTGGCCGCATGA